The region GTATCCCGGCGGCGGAGACGGTGGCGACGAAGCGGCCGCTGCCGCGCTCCAGCCACTCGGGCAGCAGCTCCCGGGCGGCCCGCACATGGGCCATCACATTGACGTCCCAGGACTGCTGCCACAGCTCCTCGTCGGCCTCGGGGCCGCCGTCGTGGCCGACGCCCGCGTTGGCGCAGAAGATGTCGATGGTGCCGCCGAGCGCTTCACGGGCCGCGGGCACGATGCCGGAGGCGTCGCCGGGCACTGCGGTCGCGCCGATCTCCTCGGCGACGGCGGCGGCCTTGGCGGCGTCGAGGTCGTTGACCACGACCCGGGCGCCCTCGGCGGCGAAGCGCCGGGCGAGGGCGGCGCCGATGCCACCTCCCGCCCCGGTGACCACAACACGCGCCCCACGCACGGT is a window of Streptomyces violaceusniger Tu 4113 DNA encoding:
- a CDS encoding SDR family oxidoreductase, with protein sequence MGTVRGARVVVTGAGGGIGAALARRFAAEGARVVVNDLDAAKAAAVAEEIGATAVPGDASGIVPAAREALGGTIDIFCANAGVGHDGGPEADEELWQQSWDVNVMAHVRAARELLPEWLERGSGRFVATVSAAGILTMIGSAPYAVSKHAALAFAEWLSGTYRHRGIGVHAVCPQGVRTDMLTATGAAGDLVLAPTAIEPEQVADAVLAGIEEERFLILPHPEVARHYAARAGDTDRWLGGINKLQRKLEDLEAASGTSG